From a region of the Mercurialis annua linkage group LG1-X, ddMerAnnu1.2, whole genome shotgun sequence genome:
- the LOC126659970 gene encoding uncharacterized protein LOC126659970 isoform X1, with product MPSVNDDDELHTDDEGYDDDGFNEDLEALRRACTLSGTNPDEFNTDSPAQFGKYDDGEDEEEEEEEEDNDDDFELFRNIKNKYSIPMSVSDNFREPISLEPLCALLPDNDNGDDEDFETLCAVRRRFSAYESNDALGRRTENLAENPEDVSNVALTDRRACKVFPDIEEDDHTANSLNDTQEMQQSGLIVHQTLDENNELLCLGLQDSSSLPKSAHVFLYAIRRNRSYQKFLQSKLAQIEVRIEENKKLKERVKFLRDFQVSCRKLTGRALAQGKDPRIQLISARRIVSSKDSKINDKKVSAVYDGPVENAQVVNYREAFKDYPLTLKNKKWTHEEKENLKKGIRQQFQEMVLQFSVDQLSGSEGSLGYVTDWDKILPSIRDLEITPERCREFLPKVNWDQLASLYVVNRTCAECEAQWLNSEDPLVNHGKWTPEEDKKLLFIVQKKRLTNWFDISVSLGRNRTPFQCLARFQRSLHAGIIRSDWTKEEDAQLHIAVETFGENDWQAVASILKGRTGTQCSNRWKKTLDPSIVRKGTWTLDESKRLKVAVMLFGPKNWNKIAQFVPGRTGAKCRERWVNCLDPFLKKTGWTEEEDSRLKAAVEECGHSWAKVAKYLVPRTDSECSRRWKTLFPHEVYLLQEARKTLKAALISNFVDRESERPALGPCDFVPLRMIESASEPKNMNKSRKPKRKASSSKRHRFKEGLHVEDLRRDDDTEVSENIIQCYANDGTSGEENHMLSLGHLDPNVIAVTNSELDDAVGQCQISKLPLQSANSVLSSKDNKACNVTSKVRSNDCSTSKTNNDEDNVTLASFIASVSRRRKRSKVGSESYSNNNDDNDTLVSFLQNKSKKKTKLSNC from the exons ATGCCTTCGGTAAACGACGACGATGAACTCCACACTGACGATGAAGGATACGATGACGATGGCTTCAACGAGGATTTGGAAGCCCTAAGGCGAGCCTGCACTTTAAGCGGCACAAATCCCGACGAGTTCAACACTGATTCTCCAGCACAGTTTGGAAAATATGACGACGGGGAAgatgaagaggaagaggaagaagaagaggatAACGATGACGATTTTGAACTGTTTAGGAATATAAAGAATAAGTATTCGATACCTATGAGCGTAAGTGATAACTTTAGAGAACCAATTTCTTTAGAGCCCTTATGCGCCCTTCTTCCTGATAATGATAATGGTGACGATGAGGACTTTGAGACTCTTTGCGCCGTGCGGCGGCGTTTTTCTGCTTATGAGAGCAACG ATGCTTTGGGGAGAAGAACGGAGAATCTTGCAGAGAATCCAGAGGATGTATCCAATGTTGCATTAACGGATAGAAGGGCTTGTAAAGTGTTTCCAGatattgaagaagatgatcaTACGGCCAATTCATTAAATGATACTCAAGAGATGCAACAATCTGGATTAATAGTACACCAAACGTTGGATGAGAATAATGAGTTGTTGTGTTTGGGGCTGCAAGATTCTTCAAGTTTACCGAAGTCCGCGCATGTATTTCTTTATGCCATTAGGAGAAATCGGTCTTATCAGAAATTTTTGCAAAGTAAGTTAGCTCAAATTGAAGTAAGAATTGAGGAGAACAAGAAATTGAAGGAGCGTGTTAAGTTCTTAAGAGACTTTCAGGTATCATGTAGAAAATTAACTGGCCGAGCATTGGCACAAGGGAAGGATCCTCGTATTCAATTGATATCAGCAAGGCGAATAGTGAGCTCTAAAGATTCAAAG attaATGATAAAAAAGTCTCTGCAGTGTATGACGGCCCAGTGGAGAATGCACAAGTTGTGAACTATAGAGAAGCATTCAAAGATTATCCTCTTACATTGAAAAATAAGAAATGGACACATGAAGAAAAGGAAAATCTTAAAAAAGGAATAAGGCAACAGTTTCAAGAAATGGTGCTTCAGTTTTCTGTGGATCAACTGAG TGGTTCAGAGGGATCTCTTGGATATGTGACTGATTGGGATAAGATTCTCCCGTCAATCCGAGATCTGGAAATTACACCGGAAAGATGTAGAGAGTTTCTTCCAAAGGTTAATTGGGATCAACTGGCTTCTTTGTATGTTGTCAATCGTACATGCGCAGAATGTGAAGCACA GTGGTTGAATAGTGAAGATCCATTAGTCAATCATGGGAAATGGACTCCTGAAGAGGATAAGAAGTTATTGTTTATTGTCCAGAAAAAAAGGTTGACTAATTGGTTTGATATCTCTGTTTCACTGGGGAGAAATAGGACTCCATTTCAGTGCTTGGCACGTTTCCAGAGGAGTTTACATGCTGGAATAATTAGGAGTGATTGGACGAAGGAAGAAGATGCTCAACTTCACATTGCTGTAGAAACTTTTGGTGAAAATGATTGGCAGGCTGTTGCTTCTATTTTGAAAGGACGGACTGGCACTCAATGCTCCAATAG ATGGAAGAAAACATTAGACCCAAGTATTGTTAGAAAAGGCACATGGACTTTGGATGAGAGCAAACGCTTGAAAGTAGCTGTAATGCTTTTTGGCCCaaaaaattggaataaaattGCTCAGTTTGTGCCAGGCCGAACTGGGGCCAAATGCAGAGAAAG ATGGGTTAATTGTCTAGATCCATTTTTGAAAAAGACTGGGTGGACCGAAGAAGAGGATTCAAGGTTAAAAGCAGCAGTTGAAGAATGCGGACACAGCTGGGCGAAGGTTGCAAAGTATCTCGTGCCACGAACGGATAGCGAGTGTTCAAG GAGGTGGAAAACTTTATTTCCCCATGAAGTTTACTTGCTACAAGAAGCTAGAAAAACGCTCAAAGCTGCACTTATAAGCAACTTTGTGGACCGTGAGTCTGAGCGGCCTGCACTTGGTCCTTGTGATTTTGTTCCTTTACGAATGATAGAATCAGCATCTGAACCTAAAAACATGAACAAATCCAGGAAACCTAAAAGGAAAGCCAG CTCTTCAAAGAGGCACAGATTTAAAGAAGGATTGCATGTGGAAGACCTGAGAAGAGACGATGACACTGAGGTCAGTGAGAATATTATTCAGTGTTATGCCAATGATGGAACATCAGGTGAAGAGAATCATATGTTATCTCTCGGTCATCTGGATCCAAATGTCATAGCAGTAACCAACAGTGAGCTGGATGATGCGGTTGGGCAGTGCCAGATCAGTAAGTTACCTCTGCAATCAGCTAATTCTGTATTGTCGAGTAAGGATAACAAGGCTTGCAACGTAACATCAAAAGTTAGAAGCAATGATTGTTCCACTTCCAAGACAAACAATGATGAGGATAATGTTACACTTGCTTCCTTTATTGCTTCAGTTAGTCGTCGACGCAAAAGGTCAAAAGTTGGAAGCGAGTCTTATTCGAACAACAATGACGATAATGATACACTTGTTTCCTTccttcaaaataaatcaaagaagaaaacaaaattgtCGAATTGTTAA
- the LOC126674357 gene encoding uncharacterized protein LOC126674357 — protein MKDANVSKSSIAADVWRNNRWALPDPIDTQTSEVWEYIKGNYTLNSNLDAIAWKVAAENKFYSKNLESLKRKINTKSRLFKWGVVHGEDCVLCCKDNETIDHCLYKCEFVRKIWENLLPICNCPENFCTWRRLIRWFCIRALGKNAASTLRRLILTASVYCVYRARNMMIFANEDPDNKNYYQEY, from the exons ATGAAGGATGCAAATGTCTCTAAGTCCTCTATTGCTGCTGATGTGTGGAGGAACAATAGATGGGCTTTACCTGACCCTATTGACACTCAAACCAGTGAAGTTTGGGAGTATATTAAAGGTAATTATACCCTTAATAGCAATCTTGATGCTATTGCTTGGAAAGTTGCGGCTGAGAACAAGTTCTATAGCAAAAACTTGGAAT CTTTGAAAAGAAAGATAAACACCAAGAGCAGATTGTTTAAATGGGGTGTGGTGCATGGTGAAGACTGTGTGTTGTGTTGTAAAGATAATGAAACCATTGACCACTGTCTTTACAAATGTGAGTTTGTTAGAAAAATCTGGGAAAATCTACTGCCTATTTGTAACTGTCCTGAAAATTTTTGCACTTGGAGGAGACTCATTCGCTGGTTTTGCATTAGAGCTTTAGGGAAAAATGCAGCTTCTACCCTCAGAAGGCTGATCCTAACTGCAAGTGTTTACTGTGTCTATAGAGCAAGGAACATGATGATCTTTGCTAATGAGGACCCTGATAATAAAAACTATTATCAGGAATATTAA
- the LOC126656195 gene encoding guanine nucleotide-binding protein subunit beta-like protein has protein sequence MADTVVLRGTMRAHTDQVTAIATPIDNSDMIVTASRDKSLILWKLTKEDKTYGVPQRRLTGHSHFVEDVVLSSDGQFALSGSWDGELRLWDLAAGVSARRFVGHTKDVLSVAFSIDNRQIVSASRDRTIKLWNTLGECKYTIQDGDAHSEWVSCVRFSPNTLQPTIVSASWDRTVKVWNLTNCKLRCTLAGHGGYVNTVAVSPDGSLCASGGKDAVILLWDLAEGKRLYSLEAGSIIHALCFSPNRYWLCAATESSIKIWDLESKSIVEDLKVDLKAEAEKSDAAATTGTKKKNIYCTSLSWNADGSTLFSGYTDGVIRVWGVGRY, from the exons ATGGCAGACACTGTGGTTCTTCGAGGCACCATGAGAGCCCATACCGATCAAGTAACAGCGATCGCTACACCAATCGACAATTCAGATATGATTGTCACCGCCTCACGTGACAAATCCCTCATCCTCTGGAAACTAACCAAAGAGGACAAGACCTACGGTGTTCCTCAACGGAGATTAACCGGCCATTCTCATTTCGTCGAAGATGTAGTGCTCTCATCTGACGGTCAGTTCGCTCTCTCCGGCTCATGGGACGGCGAGCTCCGTCTCTGGGATCTCGCTGCTGGCGTCTCAGCTCGCCGCTTTGTGGGACATACCAAGGATGTCCTCTCTGTCGCCTTCTCAATTGACAATCGTCAAATTGTCTCGGCCTCCCGTGACCGTACGATTAAGCTTTGGAACACTTTGGGAGAATGCAAGTACACAATTCAGGACGGTGATGCTCACAGTGAATGGGTTAGCTGCGTGAGATTCAGCCCCAATACGCTTCAGCCGACTATTGTTTCGGCTTCTTGGGATCGGACTGTCAAGGTGTGGAACTTGACTAACTGCAAGTTGAGATGCACATTGGCTGGACACGGTGGGTATGTGAACACTGTGGCTGTGTCGCCTGACGGCTCGTTGTGTGCCAGTGGAGGGAAAGACGCTGTGATTTTGTTGTGGGATTTGGCTGAAGGGAAGAGACTGTATAGCTTGGAAGCAGGCTCTATTATTCATGCTTTGTGTTTCAGTCCTAATAGGTATTGGCTTTGTGCTGCTACTGAGAGTAGTATTAAGATTTGGGATTTGGAGAGTAAGAGTATTGTTGAGGATTTGAAGGTTGATCTTAAAGCCGAAGCGGAGAAATCTGATGCTGCCGCTACCACTGGTACAAAGAAGAAG AATATTTACTGCACTAGTTTGAGCTGGAATGCAGATGGAAGCACCTTATTCAGCGGCTACACTGATGGTGTAATTCGAGTATGGGGAGTTGGCCGTTACTGA
- the LOC126659970 gene encoding uncharacterized protein LOC126659970 isoform X2 — protein sequence MNFIVDALGRRTENLAENPEDVSNVALTDRRACKVFPDIEEDDHTANSLNDTQEMQQSGLIVHQTLDENNELLCLGLQDSSSLPKSAHVFLYAIRRNRSYQKFLQSKLAQIEVRIEENKKLKERVKFLRDFQVSCRKLTGRALAQGKDPRIQLISARRIVSSKDSKINDKKVSAVYDGPVENAQVVNYREAFKDYPLTLKNKKWTHEEKENLKKGIRQQFQEMVLQFSVDQLSGSEGSLGYVTDWDKILPSIRDLEITPERCREFLPKVNWDQLASLYVVNRTCAECEAQWLNSEDPLVNHGKWTPEEDKKLLFIVQKKRLTNWFDISVSLGRNRTPFQCLARFQRSLHAGIIRSDWTKEEDAQLHIAVETFGENDWQAVASILKGRTGTQCSNRWKKTLDPSIVRKGTWTLDESKRLKVAVMLFGPKNWNKIAQFVPGRTGAKCRERWVNCLDPFLKKTGWTEEEDSRLKAAVEECGHSWAKVAKYLVPRTDSECSRRWKTLFPHEVYLLQEARKTLKAALISNFVDRESERPALGPCDFVPLRMIESASEPKNMNKSRKPKRKASSSKRHRFKEGLHVEDLRRDDDTEVSENIIQCYANDGTSGEENHMLSLGHLDPNVIAVTNSELDDAVGQCQISKLPLQSANSVLSSKDNKACNVTSKVRSNDCSTSKTNNDEDNVTLASFIASVSRRRKRSKVGSESYSNNNDDNDTLVSFLQNKSKKKTKLSNC from the exons ATGAATTTTATCGTAGATGCTTTGGGGAGAAGAACGGAGAATCTTGCAGAGAATCCAGAGGATGTATCCAATGTTGCATTAACGGATAGAAGGGCTTGTAAAGTGTTTCCAGatattgaagaagatgatcaTACGGCCAATTCATTAAATGATACTCAAGAGATGCAACAATCTGGATTAATAGTACACCAAACGTTGGATGAGAATAATGAGTTGTTGTGTTTGGGGCTGCAAGATTCTTCAAGTTTACCGAAGTCCGCGCATGTATTTCTTTATGCCATTAGGAGAAATCGGTCTTATCAGAAATTTTTGCAAAGTAAGTTAGCTCAAATTGAAGTAAGAATTGAGGAGAACAAGAAATTGAAGGAGCGTGTTAAGTTCTTAAGAGACTTTCAGGTATCATGTAGAAAATTAACTGGCCGAGCATTGGCACAAGGGAAGGATCCTCGTATTCAATTGATATCAGCAAGGCGAATAGTGAGCTCTAAAGATTCAAAG attaATGATAAAAAAGTCTCTGCAGTGTATGACGGCCCAGTGGAGAATGCACAAGTTGTGAACTATAGAGAAGCATTCAAAGATTATCCTCTTACATTGAAAAATAAGAAATGGACACATGAAGAAAAGGAAAATCTTAAAAAAGGAATAAGGCAACAGTTTCAAGAAATGGTGCTTCAGTTTTCTGTGGATCAACTGAG TGGTTCAGAGGGATCTCTTGGATATGTGACTGATTGGGATAAGATTCTCCCGTCAATCCGAGATCTGGAAATTACACCGGAAAGATGTAGAGAGTTTCTTCCAAAGGTTAATTGGGATCAACTGGCTTCTTTGTATGTTGTCAATCGTACATGCGCAGAATGTGAAGCACA GTGGTTGAATAGTGAAGATCCATTAGTCAATCATGGGAAATGGACTCCTGAAGAGGATAAGAAGTTATTGTTTATTGTCCAGAAAAAAAGGTTGACTAATTGGTTTGATATCTCTGTTTCACTGGGGAGAAATAGGACTCCATTTCAGTGCTTGGCACGTTTCCAGAGGAGTTTACATGCTGGAATAATTAGGAGTGATTGGACGAAGGAAGAAGATGCTCAACTTCACATTGCTGTAGAAACTTTTGGTGAAAATGATTGGCAGGCTGTTGCTTCTATTTTGAAAGGACGGACTGGCACTCAATGCTCCAATAG ATGGAAGAAAACATTAGACCCAAGTATTGTTAGAAAAGGCACATGGACTTTGGATGAGAGCAAACGCTTGAAAGTAGCTGTAATGCTTTTTGGCCCaaaaaattggaataaaattGCTCAGTTTGTGCCAGGCCGAACTGGGGCCAAATGCAGAGAAAG ATGGGTTAATTGTCTAGATCCATTTTTGAAAAAGACTGGGTGGACCGAAGAAGAGGATTCAAGGTTAAAAGCAGCAGTTGAAGAATGCGGACACAGCTGGGCGAAGGTTGCAAAGTATCTCGTGCCACGAACGGATAGCGAGTGTTCAAG GAGGTGGAAAACTTTATTTCCCCATGAAGTTTACTTGCTACAAGAAGCTAGAAAAACGCTCAAAGCTGCACTTATAAGCAACTTTGTGGACCGTGAGTCTGAGCGGCCTGCACTTGGTCCTTGTGATTTTGTTCCTTTACGAATGATAGAATCAGCATCTGAACCTAAAAACATGAACAAATCCAGGAAACCTAAAAGGAAAGCCAG CTCTTCAAAGAGGCACAGATTTAAAGAAGGATTGCATGTGGAAGACCTGAGAAGAGACGATGACACTGAGGTCAGTGAGAATATTATTCAGTGTTATGCCAATGATGGAACATCAGGTGAAGAGAATCATATGTTATCTCTCGGTCATCTGGATCCAAATGTCATAGCAGTAACCAACAGTGAGCTGGATGATGCGGTTGGGCAGTGCCAGATCAGTAAGTTACCTCTGCAATCAGCTAATTCTGTATTGTCGAGTAAGGATAACAAGGCTTGCAACGTAACATCAAAAGTTAGAAGCAATGATTGTTCCACTTCCAAGACAAACAATGATGAGGATAATGTTACACTTGCTTCCTTTATTGCTTCAGTTAGTCGTCGACGCAAAAGGTCAAAAGTTGGAAGCGAGTCTTATTCGAACAACAATGACGATAATGATACACTTGTTTCCTTccttcaaaataaatcaaagaagaaaacaaaattgtCGAATTGTTAA
- the LOC126665547 gene encoding peroxisome biogenesis protein 3-2-like produces MLPLRGFWRRHRRKFLITSGVLGGGYFLYKLYNAHKCRLADLEKELANEREHEELIKAQVAAHFENIQRIADTTTLPHAMRYLSIRIAEELDLSQLTEKLMKGKGQPSTLTPLEKLELWDRLKILSFTRLVVSLWAMTILSLYIRTQVNILGRHLYIDTARLLGSSLYIEDVDIIERDGQKKFLASSDFLANVGIQALSSDVQLAAAEVFKGKQLRDFFNTTTLHETVMQILDLLMSRRSPHHWVEYVMPADTTFDEQPIDSISDDALNINTTKFEQLMAEARAVISSAEFLVVLETSLKVAVEAIVDDLGAESGGGSLTSGMPLARVVPRVAQICPLLLEEPSENRYLQIIRTVQQAEQFFSILYAGMPTS; encoded by the exons ATGCTTCCTCTAAG GGGTTTTTGGAGAAGGCATAGGAGAAAGTTTTTAATTACATCAGGTGTTTTAGGAGGGGGTTATTTTCTGTATAAATTATACAATGCACACAAGTGCAGGCTTGCAGATTTGGAGAAAGAGCTTGCAAATGAACGCGAACATGAAGAACTCATCAAGGCTCA AGTAGCAGCCCATTTCGAGAACATTCAAAGAATAGCTGATACAACAACGTTGCCTCATGCAATGCGTTATTTAAGCATCCGGATCGCAGAAGAGTTGGACCTTTCACAGCTTACTGAGAAATTGATGAAAGGCAAGGGTCAGCCCAGCACTTTGACTCCCTTGGAAAAACTTGAGCTCTGGGACAGACTCAAAATCCTAA GTTTCACAAGACTGGTGGTTTCCTTGTGGGCGATGACAATATTGAGCCTGTACATCAGAACGCAAGTGAATATTCTTGGAAGACATTTGTATATTGATACCGCACGTCTTCTTGGAAGCTCACTCTATATT GAGGATGTCGATATTATTGAAAGAGATGGCCAGAAAAAGTTTTTGGCTAGTTCTGATTTTCTTGCTAACGTTGGCATCCAGGCACTGAGTTCTGATGTCCAATTAGCAGCAGCAGAGGTTTTCAAGGG AAAACAGTTGAGGGATTTCTTCAACACAACAACCCTCCATGAAACAGTTATGCAGATACTCGACTTGTTAATGAGCAGGAGAAGTCCGCATCACTGGGTAGAATATGTGATGCCTGCCGATACTACGTTTGATGAACAACCCATAGATTCCATCAGTGATGATGCACTTAATATTAATACTACAAAGTTTGAACAGCTTATGGCTGAGGCCCGAGCAGTGATATCAAG TGCTGAGTTCCTGGTGGTGTTGGAAACATCATTGAAAGTAGCCGTGGAAGCAATTGTGGATGATTTGGGAGCTGAGTCGGGTGGTGGCAGCCTGACATCAGGAATGCCACTGGCAAGAGTTGTGCCGCGAGTTGCACAAATTTGCCCGTTACTGCTTGAAGAACCGAGTGAGAATCGGTATCTCCAGATCATCCGGACTGTACAACAAGCTGAACAATTCTTCAGCATCCTTTATGCGGGTATGCCAACCTCGTAA